In one Cygnus atratus isolate AKBS03 ecotype Queensland, Australia chromosome 14, CAtr_DNAZoo_HiC_assembly, whole genome shotgun sequence genomic region, the following are encoded:
- the LOC118254533 gene encoding LON peptidase N-terminal domain and RING finger protein 1-like isoform X1: MNRGPPSPPSGGSPVRCPPGSGEMLRCPSCRLHLWEPVTVSCGHSLCTPCLGGAVPARCPLCQEKLKLLGVGGPRRNVVLCSLLEKCEDQGGRLAGLVARVRHHLTRGEAKEALGMAQKGVELAPDDTSLRRCRAEAFVALGQYPEALEDLEAVCKAEPTEHEGFFRKGKVLLEMGRRTEALLAWEHCLTLCPHFQPAQSEMEKILAQEDAPWPRAAHRCSTGPQAVGDGGDPASSSAGAQDQEGEPEAGRGAAVSEHGQGTPTQGRQQEPGAAAERQHRLLAGNEEEAEAAKCNQLYLGELLSISDLECSLCIRMFLEPVTTPCGHTFCKECLERCLDHRPNCPLCKQSLREYLKAGSYSCTVLLQDIMLATFPAQLAERRELHQAEMAELSNLTKNIPIFVCTMSFPGIACPLHVFEPRYRLMIRQCQETGTRRFGMCVYETGKSFADYGCMLQIRQLELLADGRSLVDTVGGRRFRVLRRGHRDGYNTADIEYLEDKKVAGEELQELQSLHESTYELAQRFCEHGDVASRHLLMQHGPLPEKEEDIQASADGPMWCWWLISILPLDPSFQLRLFSSTSLRARLTQLQRILLALLQQPPAEHPLPEHNPRGRI; encoded by the exons ATGAACCGCGGCCCCCCGAGCCCGCCCAGCGGGGGTAGCCCCGTCCGGTGCCCCCCGGGGAGCGGGGAGATGCTGCGCTGCCCGTCCTGCCGCCTGCACCTCTGGGAGCCGGTGACGGTGTCGTGCGGCCACTCGCTGTGCACGCCGTGCCTCGGGGGGGCCGTGCCCGCCCGCTGCCCCCTCTGCCAGGAGAAGCTCAAGCTGCTGGGAGTCGGGGGGCCGAGGCGCAACGtggtgctctgcagcctgctggagaAGTGCGAGGACCAAGGCGGGCGGCTGGCGGGGTTGGTGGCCCGTGTCCGGCACCATCTGACCCGTGGGGAGGCGAAGGAAGCGCTGGGGATGGCTCAGAAAGGCGTCGAGCTGG CCCCAGATGACACCTCCCTGCGGCGGTGCCGGGCAGAGGCGTTCGTGGCCCTGGGGCAGTACCCGGAGGCGCTGGAAGACCTGGAGGCTGTGTGCAAGGCTGAGCCCACAGAGCACGAG GGCTTCTTCAGGAAAGGGAAGGTGCTTCTGGAGATGGGACGCAGAACTGAAGCCCTGCTGGCATGGGAGCACTGCCTGACACTGTGTCCCCATTTCCAGCCCGCACAGAGCGAGATGGAGAAG ATCCTCGCCCAGGAGGATGCTCCTTGGCCACGCGCTGCCCACCGGTGCTCGACTGGTCCCCAGGCAGTGGGGGACGGAGGGGACCCTGCATCCTCCTCTGCAGGAGCTCAG GACCAGGAGGGAGAGCCAGAGGCCGGCAGAGGGGCCGCGGTGTCTGAGCATGGCCAGGGGACCCCCACCCAAGGGCGACAGCaggagccgggggctgcggcAGAGAGGCAGCACAGGCTGTTGGCCG GTAACgaagaggaggcagaggcagcaaagTGTAACCAGCTGTACCTCGGGGAGCTGCTGAGCATTTCTGACTTGGAGTGTTCCCTCTGCATACG GATGTTCTTGGAGCCGGTGACGACGCCGTGCGGGCACACCTTCTGCAAGGAGTGCCTCGAGCGCTGCCTGGACCACCGGCCCAACTGCCCCCTCTGCAAGCAGAGCCTGAGAGAG TACCTGAAGGCTGGAAGCTACAGCTGCaccgtgctgctgcaggacatCATGCTGGCCACCTTCCCCGCACAGCTGGCCGAGCGCCGGGAGCTGCACCAGGCCGAGATGGCCGAGCTCTCCAA tCTGACCAAGAACATCCCCATCTTCGTATGCACCATGTCCTTCCCGGGTATCGCCTGCCCTCTGCACGTCTTCGAGCCCCGCTACCGCCTGATGATCCGGCAGTGCCAGGAGACCGGCACGAGGAGGTTCGGCATGTGCGTGTACGAGACCGGGAAAAG ctTCGCAGACTACGGCTGCATGCTGCAGATccggcagctggagctgctggcggACGGCAGGTCGCTGGTGGACACTGTCGGCGGGCGGCGGTTCCGGGTGCTGAGACGTGGACACAGGGATGGCTACAACACTGCCGACATCGAGTACCTGGAGGACAAGAAG GTGGCcggggaggagctgcaggagctgcagagcctcCACGAAAGCACCTACGAGTTGGCCCAGAGGTTTTGTGAGCACGGAGACGTTGCCTCCAGGCACCTCTTGATGCAGCATGGACCGCTGCCGGAGAAGGAGGAGGACATCCAG GCTTCTGCCGACGGCCCGATGTGGTGCTGGTGGCTCATCTCCATCCTGCCCCTCGACCCGTCCTTCCAGCTGAGGCTCTTCTCCAGCACCTCGCTGCGCGCCCGCCTCACCCAGCTGCAGCGCatcctcctggctctgctgcagcagcccccggccgaGCACCCCCTGCCCGAGCACAACCCCCGGGGCCGCATCtga
- the LOC118254533 gene encoding LON peptidase N-terminal domain and RING finger protein 1-like isoform X2, which translates to MNRGPPSPPSGGSPVRCPPGSGEMLRCPSCRLHLWEPVTVSCGHSLCTPCLGGAVPARCPLCQEKLKLLGVGGPRRNVVLCSLLEKCEDQGGRLAGLVARVRHHLTRGEAKEALGMAQKGVELAPDDTSLRRCRAEAFVALGQYPEALEDLEAVCKAEPTEHEGFFRKGKVLLEMGRRTEALLAWEHCLTLCPHFQPAQSEMEKILAQEDAPWPRAAHRCSTGPQAVGDGGDPASSSAGAQDQEGEPEAGRGAAVSEHGQGTPTQGRQQEPGAAAERQHRLLAGNEEEAEAAKCNQLYLGELLSISDLECSLCIRMFLEPVTTPCGHTFCKECLERCLDHRPNCPLCKQSLREYLKAGSYSCTVLLQDIMLATFPAQLAERRELHQAEMAELSNLTKNIPIFVCTMSFPGIACPLHVFEPRYRLMIRQCQETGTRRFGMCVYETGKSFADYGCMLQIRQLELLADGRSLVDTVGGRRFRVLRRGHRDGYNTADIEYLEDKKVAGEELQELQSLHESTYELAQRFCEHGDVASRHLLMQHGPLPEKEEDIQGGCEHPRDPPSPTSCPITRCGSSMGLSVGLGRVRAGTQLAAGRDSCKSLRFVWSAFGVRVSIFSL; encoded by the exons ATGAACCGCGGCCCCCCGAGCCCGCCCAGCGGGGGTAGCCCCGTCCGGTGCCCCCCGGGGAGCGGGGAGATGCTGCGCTGCCCGTCCTGCCGCCTGCACCTCTGGGAGCCGGTGACGGTGTCGTGCGGCCACTCGCTGTGCACGCCGTGCCTCGGGGGGGCCGTGCCCGCCCGCTGCCCCCTCTGCCAGGAGAAGCTCAAGCTGCTGGGAGTCGGGGGGCCGAGGCGCAACGtggtgctctgcagcctgctggagaAGTGCGAGGACCAAGGCGGGCGGCTGGCGGGGTTGGTGGCCCGTGTCCGGCACCATCTGACCCGTGGGGAGGCGAAGGAAGCGCTGGGGATGGCTCAGAAAGGCGTCGAGCTGG CCCCAGATGACACCTCCCTGCGGCGGTGCCGGGCAGAGGCGTTCGTGGCCCTGGGGCAGTACCCGGAGGCGCTGGAAGACCTGGAGGCTGTGTGCAAGGCTGAGCCCACAGAGCACGAG GGCTTCTTCAGGAAAGGGAAGGTGCTTCTGGAGATGGGACGCAGAACTGAAGCCCTGCTGGCATGGGAGCACTGCCTGACACTGTGTCCCCATTTCCAGCCCGCACAGAGCGAGATGGAGAAG ATCCTCGCCCAGGAGGATGCTCCTTGGCCACGCGCTGCCCACCGGTGCTCGACTGGTCCCCAGGCAGTGGGGGACGGAGGGGACCCTGCATCCTCCTCTGCAGGAGCTCAG GACCAGGAGGGAGAGCCAGAGGCCGGCAGAGGGGCCGCGGTGTCTGAGCATGGCCAGGGGACCCCCACCCAAGGGCGACAGCaggagccgggggctgcggcAGAGAGGCAGCACAGGCTGTTGGCCG GTAACgaagaggaggcagaggcagcaaagTGTAACCAGCTGTACCTCGGGGAGCTGCTGAGCATTTCTGACTTGGAGTGTTCCCTCTGCATACG GATGTTCTTGGAGCCGGTGACGACGCCGTGCGGGCACACCTTCTGCAAGGAGTGCCTCGAGCGCTGCCTGGACCACCGGCCCAACTGCCCCCTCTGCAAGCAGAGCCTGAGAGAG TACCTGAAGGCTGGAAGCTACAGCTGCaccgtgctgctgcaggacatCATGCTGGCCACCTTCCCCGCACAGCTGGCCGAGCGCCGGGAGCTGCACCAGGCCGAGATGGCCGAGCTCTCCAA tCTGACCAAGAACATCCCCATCTTCGTATGCACCATGTCCTTCCCGGGTATCGCCTGCCCTCTGCACGTCTTCGAGCCCCGCTACCGCCTGATGATCCGGCAGTGCCAGGAGACCGGCACGAGGAGGTTCGGCATGTGCGTGTACGAGACCGGGAAAAG ctTCGCAGACTACGGCTGCATGCTGCAGATccggcagctggagctgctggcggACGGCAGGTCGCTGGTGGACACTGTCGGCGGGCGGCGGTTCCGGGTGCTGAGACGTGGACACAGGGATGGCTACAACACTGCCGACATCGAGTACCTGGAGGACAAGAAG GTGGCcggggaggagctgcaggagctgcagagcctcCACGAAAGCACCTACGAGTTGGCCCAGAGGTTTTGTGAGCACGGAGACGTTGCCTCCAGGCACCTCTTGATGCAGCATGGACCGCTGCCGGAGAAGGAGGAGGACATCCAG ggTGGATGTGAGCACCCGCgtgacccccccagccccacaagcTGCCCGATTACCAGGTGTGGGAGCTCCATGGGTCTCTCCGTGGGTCTGGGCCGTGTTCGTGCTGGGACCCAGCTTGCTGCAGGAAGGGACTCGTGCAAATCGCTCCGGTTTGTTTGGAGCGCCTTTGGGGTCCGTGTTAGCATCTTCTctctttga
- the LOC118254533 gene encoding LON peptidase N-terminal domain and RING finger protein 1-like isoform X3: protein MNRGPPSPPSGGSPVRCPPGSGEMLRCPSCRLHLWEPVTVSCGHSLCTPCLGGAVPARCPLCQEKLKLLGVGGPRRNVVLCSLLEKCEDQGGRLAGLVARVRHHLTRGEAKEALGMAQKGVELAPDDTSLRRCRAEAFVALGQYPEALEDLEAVCKAEPTEHEGFFRKGKVLLEMGRRTEALLAWEHCLTLCPHFQPAQSEMEKILAQEDAPWPRAAHRCSTGPQAVGDGGDPASSSAGAQDQEGEPEAGRGAAVSEHGQGTPTQGRQQEPGAAAERQHRLLAGNEEEAEAAKCNQLYLGELLSISDLECSLCIRMFLEPVTTPCGHTFCKECLERCLDHRPNCPLCKQSLREYLKAGSYSCTVLLQDIMLATFPAQLAERRELHQAEMAELSNLTKNIPIFVCTMSFPGIACPLHVFEPRYRLMIRQCQETGTRRFGMCVYETGKSFADYGCMLQIRQLELLADGRSLVDTVGGRRFRVLRRGHRDGYNTADIEYLEDKKVAGEELQELQSLHESTYELAQRFCEHGDVASRHLLMQHGPLPEKEEDIQGATGFWEVPFFSAGWM from the exons ATGAACCGCGGCCCCCCGAGCCCGCCCAGCGGGGGTAGCCCCGTCCGGTGCCCCCCGGGGAGCGGGGAGATGCTGCGCTGCCCGTCCTGCCGCCTGCACCTCTGGGAGCCGGTGACGGTGTCGTGCGGCCACTCGCTGTGCACGCCGTGCCTCGGGGGGGCCGTGCCCGCCCGCTGCCCCCTCTGCCAGGAGAAGCTCAAGCTGCTGGGAGTCGGGGGGCCGAGGCGCAACGtggtgctctgcagcctgctggagaAGTGCGAGGACCAAGGCGGGCGGCTGGCGGGGTTGGTGGCCCGTGTCCGGCACCATCTGACCCGTGGGGAGGCGAAGGAAGCGCTGGGGATGGCTCAGAAAGGCGTCGAGCTGG CCCCAGATGACACCTCCCTGCGGCGGTGCCGGGCAGAGGCGTTCGTGGCCCTGGGGCAGTACCCGGAGGCGCTGGAAGACCTGGAGGCTGTGTGCAAGGCTGAGCCCACAGAGCACGAG GGCTTCTTCAGGAAAGGGAAGGTGCTTCTGGAGATGGGACGCAGAACTGAAGCCCTGCTGGCATGGGAGCACTGCCTGACACTGTGTCCCCATTTCCAGCCCGCACAGAGCGAGATGGAGAAG ATCCTCGCCCAGGAGGATGCTCCTTGGCCACGCGCTGCCCACCGGTGCTCGACTGGTCCCCAGGCAGTGGGGGACGGAGGGGACCCTGCATCCTCCTCTGCAGGAGCTCAG GACCAGGAGGGAGAGCCAGAGGCCGGCAGAGGGGCCGCGGTGTCTGAGCATGGCCAGGGGACCCCCACCCAAGGGCGACAGCaggagccgggggctgcggcAGAGAGGCAGCACAGGCTGTTGGCCG GTAACgaagaggaggcagaggcagcaaagTGTAACCAGCTGTACCTCGGGGAGCTGCTGAGCATTTCTGACTTGGAGTGTTCCCTCTGCATACG GATGTTCTTGGAGCCGGTGACGACGCCGTGCGGGCACACCTTCTGCAAGGAGTGCCTCGAGCGCTGCCTGGACCACCGGCCCAACTGCCCCCTCTGCAAGCAGAGCCTGAGAGAG TACCTGAAGGCTGGAAGCTACAGCTGCaccgtgctgctgcaggacatCATGCTGGCCACCTTCCCCGCACAGCTGGCCGAGCGCCGGGAGCTGCACCAGGCCGAGATGGCCGAGCTCTCCAA tCTGACCAAGAACATCCCCATCTTCGTATGCACCATGTCCTTCCCGGGTATCGCCTGCCCTCTGCACGTCTTCGAGCCCCGCTACCGCCTGATGATCCGGCAGTGCCAGGAGACCGGCACGAGGAGGTTCGGCATGTGCGTGTACGAGACCGGGAAAAG ctTCGCAGACTACGGCTGCATGCTGCAGATccggcagctggagctgctggcggACGGCAGGTCGCTGGTGGACACTGTCGGCGGGCGGCGGTTCCGGGTGCTGAGACGTGGACACAGGGATGGCTACAACACTGCCGACATCGAGTACCTGGAGGACAAGAAG GTGGCcggggaggagctgcaggagctgcagagcctcCACGAAAGCACCTACGAGTTGGCCCAGAGGTTTTGTGAGCACGGAGACGTTGCCTCCAGGCACCTCTTGATGCAGCATGGACCGCTGCCGGAGAAGGAGGAGGACATCCAG GGTGCCACTGGATTTTGGGAagtgcctttcttttctgcagggTGGATGTGA